Proteins found in one Streptomyces sp. CB09001 genomic segment:
- the purB gene encoding adenylosuccinate lyase, translated as MTSAPAKPRIPNVLAGRYASAELATLWSPEQKVRLERQLWLAVLRAQKDLGIEVPDAAIADYERVLDQVDLASIAEREKVTRHDVKARIEEFNDLAGHEHVHKGMTSRDLTENVEQLQIRLSLELVRDRSVAVLARLGKLAGEYGELVMAGRSHNVAAQATTLGKRFATAADELLVAYGRVEELLGRYPLRGIKGPVGTAQDMLDLLGGDAGRLAELEQRIAGHLGFSQAFTSVGQVYPRSLDYEVVTALVQLAAAPSSLAKTIRLMAGHELVTEGFKPGQVGSSAMPHKMNTRSCERVNGLTVILRGYASMTGELAGDQWNEGDVSCSVVRRVALPDAFFALDGLLETFLTVLDEFGAFPAVVARELDRYLPFLATTKVLMGAVRGGVGREVAHEAIKENAVASALAMREQGAERNELLDKLAADDRIPLDRAALDALMADKLSFTGAAAGQVGVVVGRIEDIVKRHPEAAGYTPGAIL; from the coding sequence GTGACTTCCGCTCCCGCCAAGCCCCGCATCCCGAACGTCCTCGCCGGACGCTACGCCTCCGCCGAGCTCGCCACCCTCTGGTCGCCCGAGCAGAAGGTGAGGCTCGAGCGGCAGCTCTGGCTCGCCGTGCTGCGGGCCCAGAAGGACCTGGGCATCGAGGTGCCCGACGCCGCGATCGCCGACTACGAGCGCGTCCTCGACCAGGTCGACCTGGCCTCGATCGCCGAGCGCGAGAAGGTCACGCGGCACGACGTGAAGGCGCGGATCGAGGAGTTCAACGACCTCGCCGGGCACGAGCACGTCCACAAGGGCATGACCTCCCGCGACCTGACGGAGAACGTCGAGCAGCTCCAGATCCGGCTCTCGCTGGAGCTGGTCCGGGACCGTTCCGTGGCCGTCCTGGCCCGCCTCGGCAAGCTGGCCGGCGAGTACGGCGAGCTGGTCATGGCCGGCCGCTCGCACAACGTGGCGGCACAGGCGACGACGCTGGGCAAGCGGTTCGCCACCGCCGCCGACGAGCTGCTCGTGGCGTACGGCCGGGTGGAGGAGCTGCTCGGCCGCTACCCGCTGCGCGGCATCAAGGGCCCGGTCGGCACCGCCCAGGACATGCTGGACCTGCTCGGCGGGGACGCGGGCAGGCTCGCCGAGCTGGAGCAGCGGATCGCCGGGCACCTCGGCTTCTCGCAGGCGTTCACCTCGGTCGGCCAGGTCTACCCGCGCTCCCTGGACTACGAGGTGGTCACCGCGCTGGTGCAGCTCGCCGCCGCGCCGTCCTCGCTGGCCAAGACGATCCGGCTGATGGCCGGGCACGAGCTGGTCACCGAGGGCTTCAAGCCCGGCCAGGTCGGCTCGTCCGCGATGCCGCACAAGATGAACACTCGTTCCTGCGAGCGGGTCAACGGCCTGACGGTGATCCTGCGCGGCTACGCCTCGATGACCGGCGAGCTGGCGGGCGACCAGTGGAACGAGGGCGACGTGTCCTGCTCGGTGGTGCGCCGGGTGGCGCTCCCCGACGCGTTCTTCGCGCTGGACGGCCTCCTGGAGACGTTCCTGACCGTGCTCGACGAGTTCGGTGCCTTCCCGGCCGTCGTGGCCCGGGAGCTGGACCGCTACCTGCCGTTCCTGGCGACCACCAAGGTGCTGATGGGCGCGGTGCGGGGCGGGGTGGGCCGCGAGGTCGCGCACGAGGCGATCAAGGAGAACGCGGTCGCCTCCGCGCTGGCCATGCGCGAGCAGGGCGCCGAGCGCAACGAACTCCTCGACAAGCTGGCCGCCGACGACCGCATCCCGCTGGACCGTGCCGCCCTGGACGCCCTGATGGCCGACAAGCTCTCCTTCACCGGCGCCGCGGCCGGCCAGGTCGGTGTCGTCGTCGGCCGGATCGAGGACATCGTCAAGCGGCACCCGGAGGCCGCCGGTTACACCCCCGGAGCGATCCTCTGA
- a CDS encoding pyridoxal phosphate-dependent aminotransferase, with amino-acid sequence MIEVFKLARSRDTIDLAIGTPRFPDLSPQLVEAASRALRGGHNQYEDPAGHSLFRLRIAEAMTAATDPDTEITVTAGATEALLVALLATVDPGDEVIVLTPGFEQFTTTIDIVGATPRFVRLHAPDWRYDSADLAAAFNTRTRAILLNSPSNPTGRVLDRQELDDIAVLCERWNTTVICDEVYAAYVFDGTPHLSVADVPGLAERSVVIGSWSKSHAVSGWRLGFLRADPERTEAFRRVHQLTTLGTAAPLQVAAAQAAGSVDVDAAREGMAARRDLAQDIFSQMGMKFATAEGGCYLFADFSSLVEGPPDSLAYVRGLMERTGVLLTPGTAFFADPALGEPYVRIAFNRPMETLHAAARSLLAA; translated from the coding sequence ATGATCGAGGTGTTCAAGCTCGCGCGGTCGCGGGACACGATCGACCTGGCCATCGGCACTCCCCGCTTCCCGGACCTCTCCCCTCAGCTCGTCGAGGCGGCATCCCGCGCCCTGCGAGGCGGGCACAACCAGTACGAGGACCCGGCGGGCCACTCGCTGTTCCGGCTACGGATCGCGGAGGCAATGACCGCCGCCACCGACCCCGACACCGAGATCACCGTCACCGCCGGAGCCACCGAGGCTCTCCTCGTCGCGCTGCTGGCGACCGTGGATCCCGGTGACGAGGTCATCGTCCTCACTCCTGGTTTCGAGCAGTTCACCACCACGATCGACATCGTCGGCGCCACACCCCGGTTCGTACGTCTGCACGCGCCCGACTGGCGCTACGACTCGGCCGACCTGGCGGCCGCCTTCAATACCAGGACTCGCGCCATCCTGCTCAACAGCCCCAGCAACCCCACGGGGCGTGTCCTCGACCGCCAGGAACTGGACGACATCGCCGTACTCTGCGAACGCTGGAACACCACCGTGATCTGCGACGAGGTCTACGCCGCGTACGTCTTCGACGGCACCCCTCACCTCTCCGTCGCGGACGTACCCGGGCTGGCCGAGCGCAGCGTCGTCATCGGATCCTGGTCGAAGAGCCATGCGGTCAGCGGCTGGCGCCTGGGCTTCCTGCGGGCGGACCCCGAACGCACCGAGGCGTTCCGGCGGGTGCACCAGCTGACCACCCTGGGCACAGCGGCTCCGCTCCAGGTCGCGGCCGCGCAGGCGGCCGGTTCCGTCGATGTCGACGCGGCACGCGAAGGCATGGCCGCACGGCGCGACCTCGCGCAGGACATCTTCTCGCAGATGGGCATGAAGTTCGCCACCGCGGAAGGCGGCTGCTATCTCTTCGCGGATTTCAGCTCCCTGGTGGAGGGCCCGCCGGACAGCCTTGCCTACGTCCGCGGGCTGATGGAGCGTACGGGTGTCCTGCTCACCCCCGGCACGGCCTTCTTCGCCGACCCCGCACTCGGCGAACCCTACGTCCGGATCGCATTCAACCGGCCCATGGAGACGCTCCACGCCGCCGCGCGCAGCCTGCTGGCCGCCTGA
- a CDS encoding cytochrome P450 yields MSHFSDRLLGPVPYFLEQPGGEDVVPFVTPAGDRMWLVCDYSLARRVLTDERFSRAEAVKPHAPQLIDAQPVPASMASMDGTDHTRLRRLVAGAFSTRRTAALRPGIERLADQHLDALAAAGLGADLVHELAAPLPVAVLCSLLGIPPEDVPQFRGWVEVLFDLSLGTPEKKARHRLELADYMADLIERKRRTPSVDLLSSMIEAHDRGEVSMDELLTMGLALLMAGYETTVGQLGLSVLSLLADPVAYADLSERPGDLVPTVEELLRLNPSTPLSFSRVALVTMPLGSITVRAGEAVMVSLLHGNRDSGTFPEPHGLRPSRRDAAHLTFGHGIHRCVGAPLARLQLQVVLGRLTQRFPTLRLASHPEPVIWKDGLGTRGLARLLVEW; encoded by the coding sequence ATGAGCCACTTCAGCGACCGGCTACTCGGTCCCGTTCCGTACTTCCTGGAGCAACCCGGAGGCGAGGACGTCGTTCCGTTCGTGACACCCGCCGGAGACCGCATGTGGCTCGTGTGCGACTACTCCCTGGCACGCCGGGTCCTGACGGACGAGAGGTTCAGCCGGGCCGAGGCCGTCAAGCCACACGCTCCCCAGCTCATCGACGCGCAGCCGGTACCGGCATCCATGGCAAGCATGGACGGCACGGACCACACACGGCTTCGCCGGCTGGTGGCCGGAGCCTTCTCGACGCGCCGGACAGCCGCGCTGCGCCCCGGCATCGAACGACTGGCCGACCAGCACCTCGACGCCCTTGCCGCGGCAGGCCTCGGCGCCGACCTCGTCCACGAGCTGGCCGCGCCGCTTCCGGTGGCGGTCCTCTGCTCCTTGCTCGGAATCCCACCGGAGGACGTCCCACAGTTCCGCGGCTGGGTCGAGGTGTTGTTCGACCTCTCGCTCGGCACCCCGGAGAAGAAGGCCCGCCACCGCCTGGAGCTCGCCGACTACATGGCCGACCTGATCGAGCGCAAGCGCCGGACCCCTTCCGTCGACCTGCTCAGCAGCATGATCGAGGCCCACGACCGGGGCGAGGTCTCGATGGACGAGCTGCTCACCATGGGCCTCGCACTGCTGATGGCAGGTTACGAGACGACCGTCGGCCAGCTGGGCCTGTCCGTACTGTCGCTGCTCGCCGACCCCGTGGCGTACGCCGACCTGAGCGAGCGGCCCGGAGACTTGGTTCCCACGGTGGAGGAACTGCTGCGCCTCAACCCGTCGACCCCGCTGAGCTTTTCCAGGGTCGCGTTGGTGACCATGCCCCTGGGCAGTATCACCGTCCGGGCCGGCGAGGCCGTCATGGTGTCACTGCTGCACGGCAACCGGGACAGTGGCACGTTCCCCGAACCCCACGGACTACGTCCGAGCCGACGCGATGCCGCTCACCTGACGTTCGGTCACGGGATCCACCGCTGCGTCGGCGCACCACTGGCCCGGCTGCAACTACAGGTCGTCCTGGGGCGACTGACGCAGCGCTTTCCCACTCTGCGCCTCGCATCCCACCCCGAGCCGGTGATCTGGAAGGACGGCCTGGGCACCCGGGGACTGGCCCGGCTGCTCGTGGAGTGGTGA